ACCAATTTGGGGAGGATTGACATCTTGATATCAAGGCTTCTAACCCATGAACTCACTTATTTGGGTCTTTTAACTTCTCTCTGCAGTATTTTGTAGCTTTTTCATTGTACATGCCCTTAATGTCTTTTGTCAGGTTATCCTTAAGTAGATCCATTGGACTTTATGCAGAGTTATTATGTCATcagcaaatacattttaaattctctaaCAATCTAGGTACTTTTTCTTGCCTGATCACACTGGCTGGGACCTCCAGTACAACATTGATTCTTGACATATTTTATGATTGGTTTTACCCTTCATTTTATTGCTCATATTTGCTCAGTTTCTGtacttcttttttctgttgttacTTCTGTTACTTTTGATACCTCCTGTTCCTTCACATAAAATAATGCTGTCAGTGGTACCTAGTGATTTCCTCACTGGTGGATGTTTGTTTAGCCCATATGTAACTTCTGCAAACAATGTACAAGGAATGCATACACTAGATTATTATTCCAGTATTCTCATTTGTCTCCCTGGTTCTATCCTTGCTCCCTACAGTCTTTCAGCAACACTGCAGCCAAGCGATCCTTTGAAAACAAATGTGCCACTTCCGTGCTCAAAACCCACCAAGCATTTGGTGGCCCCTACGGTTATATCACAGACACTGCTACTCCTTTTCTTGTTTCCTATCACTCGTTCTTTGCTCTGCTCCAACCACTCTTAGCAACTTGCTGTTTCCATAGGCCAGGGGTGATTCTTCCTTACGGCTTTGCACCTGccattccctctgcttggaacacTTTTATCTGACATCTGCACAGCTGCTTTAAGTTGCTATCCCTTCCTCAGTGTTGTCTGTCACAGATCCCTGATTTGTTTCCCTTCATAGCAATTAGTGCTTACCCTTTTTCAAACTAATAAGTTGCTCCCCATGGTTCTTTCAATAGGAAACcagtgatttctttcttttaatgtagCTAATTAAGTTGACAATTAGAGAAAGGTTTTTCTCTCTGGCAATAGAAATGTCATATGGGCCCTCTTATTAACTGTAGAAACTATAGAATGGACAAACTGATATGATCATATAACAGATACTCAgcagcaattttaaaaatagacaaagttACACGTATCAGAATCTCAACATAACATTTAGAGAAAATAGCAAGCCATAGGGAAATCTgttgtatgtttccatttataggAAGCCCCAAATCAGGCAAAACTAAACAATTTATTAATGATACATATGACAAccataaagaaaagcaaacaagggATGCAACACAAAATTCAGGCTAGTGATTACTCTGGGTTCCAGGGAGGAAATGGAATGCAATTGAGGAGGGGTACAGAAGGACTTGAAACCACAGGTATATTTCTTAAGTTGAATGGTAGACACTTGagtatggtatttttcctttaaactgcacatatacattatttacacaaatttattatctacCGTGTATGTTATAAAAGGACCAAAACCAATTTGATTTTGCACAGTTACTGCTCTTCTCAATAGGTAACAGTAACTGTCAATAGTCATGAGTGTGGCAATGGCACACATCTAAGCAGGGCAGGGTGTTGTAACAGGAGTGCAGGGGAACCTGTGGTGGTCACGGTGGTCCAGAGTCTCCAGGAAGCACAAGGAAGTTGCTGAAGCCCCACGGAGATGTTCCTGGGGCACTCATAGGAGCACTTAACGGATTCCGACTTTGACAGATTCTAGAGCCCTCATTGGAAAGGGCCTCATTAAAGGTGGGCTGATTTGCAAGTAACACTATGAATGGCCTTGAGTAAGACTGATAAACGAAGAATATGTTGCCTCCAAAACCCAAAAAGGCCTAAAAGACATTGGGCTTGTTTCCACATCGTGGGTTCTGAGAGGGTCAACAGTTACTTCTCAACAGTGTCAGGGATAGAGGTGCTCTCAGTTTACCAAGTAATTGTCAGGAAATTAACCAAGACTGAGTGTTCAAATGATTCTCTGAAGAAGGGcatcagaaatgtaaatcaactgtactccCAGAGAAAGCTGGATGAAGTGAAAATCTTGCCCCCACACACTGCCTGCCCTAGCAAGGTTGTTGAAGTTCCTGGGATTGCCTGGTATCCTGCTGTAAGTAAAGGAAAATTACGGCTGGGAAGCTGTTGAAATAAGCTCTGATTAGAACATACTGGCCAAACGTATAACAGTCAGATATTTACCAGTTGCTGATTGGATGGAACCAGTAATTAGACAATACTGGGTGAGAACACAGCATTTAGGTTGTGGTCATTCACTGTGAGATACCCTCTTCTCAagttaaaaaacaggcaaaatttaagtaaaacaaaagcagTGGGGATAATTAAACTTTACCCAAAATAGATCTTGCACAGTGAATTTCAAAATGTTGAAATTCCATGGGATCCCATTTTGTGAAGCCAATTTGTAGGTGCCAACGGTTCgatttaatttttatctatttctcaCGGGTTAGATCATCCATGCCTTCTCTTGGACAGTTTATGACAATATGTGCTATGAACTGGGGGAATTCAGGCACGGCCACAGTTCCCATGGATAAGATGCTGCATACCTCTTTGATGTCCACTTTATGTTCAGTAACGTACTAACATCGTTGGGGGCACCGGGTTTTAACTTAGTGGGAGCACAAAAGAGAATCTCACACTTTTAAGTTTTTCGTTCAAAAAATTGAGTATATCGTGGATTTCCAATTAGGTCAAATTGTGGACCTCTTTTCTAGTTGTTTCCTCCTCAGGTTtccatcttttttccttctgtgttcccctccccccacccaaccctGGGAGGGGACACCATTAAGGCTGGGCTGATTCGCAAGCAAAGGCATAAAAGCTCAAAGTGTATGCTTGCTTTGGGGCAGCAGAGCCAGTCTGAAGCCAGACCACAGAGGAGAAATGCCTGCCCAGAGTGCCAAATGTTAGGACTAGGGTCTGTGGCCAGGGTGGGTCCTCGCCCAAAATCTGGTTCAGTGTGGGCGGGACTGATGATGCCACACATAccagaagaatatgaaaacgttTATTATTCCCACAATAAGGTTTATGGGGTGACCACAGTGGTTACCAAGTAGGTGCAAGATGAATGAGAGAGAAGGGACTCTAActtggggttttgttttattttgctggtTACTGGGTGGGGCTGGTGTGAGGGTTCTGGCACTActggggtcctgcttggtttgAAGCTCCCCCTGCACCAAAGCTCCCCCTGCACACAGACTTTCTTATCAGCTCTCCCAGGTGTGggggaaaggaataaagaaaggtGAGTCCTAAAAGTCTGGATGCAGACACCACTTCTAtcttaaacatacctggaaacACAGTGTGGAGCCCTCAGTTCCTCGCTCCCGACACTTGCAGAAAAGCAAGAGACCCACTGAAAAGTGTCCCCGCACAATTGTCTTCTCTCCCACCTGGAACGCGTAAGGTGCTTATAAAACAGGTAAAGGTGCAGGTAGACGAAACATGCAAATGTTCACAAGTTTATTGCAGCTGTGAAACTACAGTTTCACACGCTCCCACGTTAGAGTTCTGGAAACACTTCAGTTATCTGCAGGTCCCTGTTGGCTGGGATCACCCCCGTAGTCTCTCACCGCGCAGACTGTGAGAGAGTCGCTCCTGATGCAGAAGTAGGGCTTCAGGACTTCCGAAAACGCCGCGGAGAAGGAGTGGAGGTGAGACCTGTCGTCCACACTGTAGAAGGACACGGCGCCCAGCTCGTAGTCCAGGTACACGCCCACCCCGCCGGGTCGGTCCTTCAGCTCCAGGGGGACGGCGCCCCCGGGCCCCTGCGCCTCGTACGCCCCGCCGCGCAGCCGCACCGTCCAGCGGCCGCCGGGTCCCGCCGGGCGCCCCGTGCGCGTCCCGGGGGCGGGGTCTGCGGGGTCCGCGCAGACGCCCACCGCCCACGCCGGCCCGCCCAGCCGCACCTCCCAGTACCGCCGGCCGCGCGCGAAGCCCTGGGCGCCCAGCACCGCCGGCTCGGCGCTGAACCTCCGCGCGCCGCGGGGCGCCCTCCGCTTCCTCCCCAGGAACGTCGCGGACTTCCTGTCCTCGGACACCAGCAGGCTGGGGTGCGCCGTCTCGGGGTCCAGGCTCACGTCCTCCCGGAACGTCTGGATGATTTTGCGCAGAGCCGAGTGCTGCGGGGGGAGGCTGCAGCCTTCGCGGCGCAGCTGGAAGGAGTAGACGGCGGGGCACCGCAGGCCCTCGCACCTGCCCAGGACGCCCCCGATGCCTCTCAGCAGCCTCACGCCGGGCAGCACGCTCCGCTCGGCCACCTCCTGCAGGAGGCCCTTCAGGGTGGAAATGTGGTCCGAGAAGGCGGCCACGTTGGCGCCCAGCTGCTCCTGGATGTCCCGCTCCTCCTGGACCAGCCTCTCCAGGACGGCCTCCTGCTCGCGGTCCACAGCCCGGTTCAGCTGCCCGAACTCCAAGGCCAGCTCCCGCCGCTGGCGCTGCACCTGCTCCCgcagctccagcagcttcctgtcCTGCGCGGCCACCAGGCTCTGAGCGTCGGCCACCCGCGTCTTCAGGGGCTCCACGTAACTGCCGAGCCTCTTGCGGTGGTGAGCGGCGGCCTCGCCCACGGACCTCACCACGTGGCCCTGGTGCTCAGGGGGCTGCGTGCACAGGGGACACAGCAGCTCCAGGTCGTCCTCGCAGAAGAGGCCCAGGACCTGGTGGTGCCGCTCGCACAGGCGCGGCTCCTCGCGCCTCCTCCTCTTGCTCCTGCGGCCGCCCAGCTGCCTGGCGATGTCGATCATCCTGCCCAGCTGGGTGTTGCTCCTGACGTGCCGCTCCTGGCACGGGTGGCGGCACACGGGGCAAGGGAACCTGTCCTCCAGGTGAGCCCAGGACTGCTGGATGCAGCGGCGGCAGAAGTTGTGCCCACAGTCGATGGTGACGGGGTCGCTCAGGCCGTCCAGACACACGGGACAGTTGGCTTCTGCCTGGAGTCCAGCCAGGGCCGCCGCCACCGCCATCGGGGCTGCACCGAGGTGGGTTTTCTCTGGAGGCCGGGCTGCAGGGTCTCCACGCTGACAAGCAGGCGCACCCTCGGTTCTCACTCCTTGTCCAGGACGCTGCGCTCCGAAGGGCCGTCGGAACTCGGTGGCGCGGGCAGTGGCCAGAGTGGCTTCCTTCACTTCCTGCAGCTGATCGCAGAGCAGCTGGGCCACTCACTGCTCTCAGCAACTCTCTGGGTCAGAAAGCAGACACAAGTCGAAAGTGCCTTTTCCTTCCTGGGGATGAGAAAAATAATCCTGCCTGTGAAAAGGCTGCCCTGTGTTGTGGGACCAGCTCGCTGCCACCTTGAAGAATCTGctgaccctcccctccaccacgaTCCACTTACACCCGCAGGGACCACTGGCTGATGTGACGGTGTCCTGGGAGTTGAAATGTGTGTGGGCTTGGGGATgagagccccaggcctgggtggggAGTCCCCCTCAGTCAACAGCTTATCTGTGGACCTGGGCAAAGTCACATAGCATCCCTGATTCTAAGAGGATCTGGTTAAAGGACAAAATTCTCAGCTTCAATCATTTCAGTGTTGTCAAAAATCTAATAAAAGAACCTGCTACTTTTTGGCTTAAACCACAGATATTTCTGACAGCACTCAATtcataatacataaaaatttacttttcacttaAGGTTCTCAACTACAGGATATATCAGATACATCAGACTGTGTGCATAAGTGGATTTGATTTGGACTAGAAGAAATTTATCTGGACACCCTGCCAGGTCAGAAAACTCTTCACATCAGGCACAGTATGAGATTGAGATCAGGATTTTATTGTGAGTTGAAGCtgagaaacacacatacacataactaCTCCCTGACATCCTTGGTGAGCTGCCAGCTAGTGAAGCTTTGTGAGGTCAGAATCTCTACAAGGATGTGTGGCACTTTCCCTTAGAAGCTGCTGCTGATTCTCAAAGAGCTGAGAGGCCAACTCAGGGCACCCACAGAGGATGTGTCCTGGTAAACTCCCCAGACTTTCCTCTGAGATCAGTGAAGTGATCCCAAAGCTGGACGCTGAGTATCCATGGCCGATGCGGGGAGGTGTGAGGGAGTCTATTGATTTAATTATCTTGATGCCTGATTGgtttaaaacagtattttgatCCAGAATGATGGACAAATGAATTTCAGAGTGTTCTAGCCTCTGATTGCCCAGCCCACTACCACCCTCTGGGCCCCCTCCAGTCTTCTGCCACCCACACCCAGATCTAGTCACACCCCCTCCCACAGGGCTCTCCTGCAGGACTGCGTTTCATCTAGAGGACCCCGTCCTTCCCTCAGCTCCAGCTTCCCCAGCACCAGGCTCTCACCCTCCTACCCTCCTGTAGTATGTTCAGCTCCTCTGGCCCCAGTGCCTTTGTACCAGCAGAGCCCTCAGAGGTCTCCGGTGCTGCCCGGCTCAGAGCTCACTGTCACTTCTTCCAGATCTCAGCTTCCCCGCTGCATGAGGGTCACCTCCCCAACAAAATGTGACAGAGCAGTAAGGACAGGATCGTGAGCTCTTTTCACTCTGACTGCTGTAGATTTACAGATTTGGAAAAACTGCATCCCACACAGAGCTGTCACCTCCGTGCTGTCTGCCATGATTGCATCTCCAAAAATCACCTCAGTCCCTGGCTAAGCTGTAGAGCACTAAAATCCTGCCAGGTTTCCGGGTCTCCCATAGGGACTGAGTGACTCTGGGGTAACCTGCTTCTGCTCTGCCTGTCTGCAGGCAGGCGTGGTGAGATGGAGGAAGACCAAATTCCTCCCCGGCCCCCGGAGCTCTAATCGttgtccctccccacctgcacACTGATGAGATTTAAAGTTCCTTAAAAGTCAAAATGGAGCCGGTGGCCAATGTGGCTGTGGTTTCAGACACATCCCTGCACCAGTAACAACCTGACTTTTCTGAACTGGATCAAACTCAAGGACACCACCAGCTGTTTACAAAGCAGTACCTGCTGACAGCTCTAGCTGCAACCTTGTAGTTtcaaacccctccccacccccaccctcacaatTGTGTTATCAATTTGAGCAACAACCAGTCCTTCTCTGTTTAACCATCACCCTTCTTGCCAGGTCCATCCTACTTATTGACAGCCAACTGATGGAGCCTTGCAGGTTTCATGCCTTTATAAGCCTTCCCCATTGTGTATCCTGGGGACACAattcaagtgctttttgaatcTGTGTCTCCGGGACTGCAGTCCTAACGACCCCCAATAAACGTCTCTATTTCAGTGAGGTCTGGGTTTCTGGGGTTTTGGTTAACACTCCACACTTCCCAGGACTGAGACATCCTGGAGGGGGATCCCACAGCTTCAGACCAGCCTTTGCGGGATTGTCACACACAAGTATTTTCATCCTCAGGCCCCCAGGACAGGGTAGGAACTTGGCATCTGTGCTCTCAGTACGCATTTAGGTGACTTAGGACAAGGCAGGCTGAGGGACTGGGAACCCTGATAAAGGACAGGTTTTAGCAGAAGCCAAACCTGAGTGTGGATCCCTCGGAGGTGGGTCCCTAGGctgggcccagagcagggacTCAGGGAGCCCTGGCCTTGTCACCTCCCCACTCCTGCTCTCCGCTTACCTGGTGCGGCTCTGGTGGTGTCCCAACGCCTGGTCCTCAGTCTGCTGTCCCACCAAATAGTGTGGGCGGGGATGTGACCCGAGCATATATACACCGCCAGGAGGGTG
The Camelus bactrianus isolate YW-2024 breed Bactrian camel chromosome 2, ASM4877302v1, whole genome shotgun sequence genome window above contains:
- the LOC141579340 gene encoding tripartite motif-containing protein 75-like, which produces MAVAAALAGLQAEANCPVCLDGLSDPVTIDCGHNFCRRCIQQSWAHLEDRFPCPVCRHPCQERHVRSNTQLGRMIDIARQLGGRRSKRRRREEPRLCERHHQVLGLFCEDDLELLCPLCTQPPEHQGHVVRSVGEAAAHHRKRLGSYVEPLKTRVADAQSLVAAQDRKLLELREQVQRQRRELALEFGQLNRAVDREQEAVLERLVQEERDIQEQLGANVAAFSDHISTLKGLLQEVAERSVLPGVRLLRGIGGVLGRCEGLRCPAVYSFQLRREGCSLPPQHSALRKIIQTFREDVSLDPETAHPSLLVSEDRKSATFLGRKRRAPRGARRFSAEPAVLGAQGFARGRRYWEVRLGGPAWAVGVCADPADPAPGTRTGRPAGPGGRWTVRLRGGAYEAQGPGGAVPLELKDRPGGVGVYLDYELGAVSFYSVDDRSHLHSFSAAFSEVLKPYFCIRSDSLTVCAVRDYGGDPSQQGPADN